The following proteins are encoded in a genomic region of Alosa alosa isolate M-15738 ecotype Scorff River chromosome 10, AALO_Geno_1.1, whole genome shotgun sequence:
- the LOC125301493 gene encoding protein phosphatase 1 regulatory subunit 12B-like isoform X3 produces the protein MQETAFMKHERESKLDSSAGGAGRPTPLSSRRDNSSRGAGQAADDGSPKDYKKMYEQALQTNEKLKSRLEDSKKELARIQARLERVNQKQGKVSERSNVMDKDKGEKHILEKKISEMEDELKVRTELKNENQRLKDENGALIRVISKLSK, from the exons ATGCAAGAAACAGCATTCATGAAA CATGAAAGAGAATCAAA GTTGGACTCTTCAGCAGGTGGAGCTGGACggcccactcctctctcttctcgaAGGGACAACTCCTCAAGGGGAGCAGGCCAGGCTGCAGATGACGGCAGCCCCAAAGACTACAAGAAG ATGTATGAGCAGGCTTTACAGACCAATGAGAAACTGAAGTCCAGGCTGGAAGACAGCAAAAAGGAGCTGGCTAGGATCCAAGCACGACTAGAGAGAGTCAACCAG AAACAGGGTAAAGTGTCTGAGCGGTCCAACGTGATGGACAAGGACAAAGGG GAGAAGCACATTCTGGAGAAAAAGATATCAGAGATGGAGGATGAGCTGAAG gtgAGGACAGAGCTGAAGAATGAGAACCAGCGGCTGAAGGATGAGAATGGAGCACTGATCCGCGTCATTAGCAAGTTatccaaataa
- the LOC125301492 gene encoding proto-oncogene tyrosine-protein kinase Src-like isoform X2 codes for MGGTKSKPKDPGQRSLSLDGTIGMGSGSGHGHHLMPGPQTQTPNRSPAVGTNRRGTQPQANCAELALFGGVDHSNTITSPHRGPLAGGVTTFVALYDYESRTASDLSFQKGERLQIVNNTEGDWWLARSLTTGKSGYIPSNYVAPSDSIQAEEWFFGKITRRDSERLLLSVQNRQGTFLVRESETTKGAYCLSVMDYDNTKGLNVKHYKIRKLDSGGFYITSRTQFTSLQQLVMHYRKHADGLCHILTDVCPTLKPQTQSLARDAWEIPRQSLRLDVKLGQGCFGEVWMGTWNGTTRVAIKTLKPGTMSPEAFLEEAQVMKKLRHEKLVMLYAVVSEEPIYIVTEYMSQGSLLDFLKGDAGKLLRLPQLVDMAAQIAAGMAYVERMNYVHRDLRAANILVGDSLVCKVADFGLARLIEDNEYTARQGAKFPIKWTAPEAALYGRFTIKSDVWSFGILLTELATKGRVPYPGMVNREVLDQVERGYRMPCPLDCPSSLHELMLNCWRREPEERPTFEYLQGFLEDYFTSTEPQYQPGDNL; via the exons ATGGGCGGAACAAAGAGCAAGCCCAAAGACCCGGGTCAGAGGTCGCTGAGCCTGGATGGCACCATTGGCATGGGCAGCGGGAGCGGGCACGGGCACCACCTGATGCCTGGCCCACAGACCCAGACGCCGAACCGCAGTCCAGCCGTGGGAACCAACAGACGGGGCACCCAACCCCAGGCCAACTGTGCGGAGCTGGCCCTGTTTGGAGGGGTGGACCACTCCAACACCATTACATCCCCCCACAGGGGACCCTTGGCAG GTGGTGTCACGACGTTTGTGGCGCTGTATGACTATGAATCGCGCACCGCCTCTGACCTAAGTTTTCAGAAGGGCGAGAGACTTCAAATTGTCAATAACAC ggaAGGGGACTGGTGGCTGGCTCGGTCACTGACTACAGGAAAGAGCGGTTACATCCCCAGTAACTATGTGGCGCCCTCTGACTCCATCCAAGCAGAAGA GTGGTTCTTCGGGAAGATCACGCGCCGGGACTCAGAACGGCTGCTGCTCAGCGTGCAGAACCGACAAGGGACATTCCTGGTCAGGGAGAGCGAAACCACCAAGG GGGCCTACTGCCTGTCTGTGATGGACTACGACAACACCAAAGGCCTGAATGTAAAACACTACAAGATCAGGAAGCTGGACAGTGGCGGCTTCTACATCACCTCGCGCACTCAGTTCACCAGCCTGCAACAGCTGGTGATGCACTATCGCA AGCACGCCGATGGTCTGTGCCACATCCTCACCGATGTGTGTCCGACGCTGAAGCCCCAGACACAGAGCCTGGCACGGGACGCCTGGGAGATCCCACGGCAGTCTCTTCGCCTCGACGTCAAACTCGGACAGGGCTGCTTTGGGGAAGTATGGATGG GCACATGGAATGGCACGACACGGGTAGCCATAAAGACGCTGAAGCCGGGGACCATGTCGCCTGAGGCGTTCCTAGAGGAGGCGCAAGTCATGAAGAAGCTGCGCCACGAGAAGCTGGTGATGCTCTATGCTGTGGTGTCTGAAGAGCCCATCTACATTGTCACCGAGTACATGAGCCAAG GGAGCCTCTTAGACTTCCTCAAAGGTGATGCAGGGAAGCTCTTGCGTTTGCCACAACTGGTGGACATGGCTGCACAG ATTGCTGCTGGAATGGCCTATGTGGAGAGAATGAACTATGTGCACAGAGACCTCAGAGCTGCCAATATCCTGGTTGGTGACAGCCTGGTGTGTAAGGTAGCGGACTTTGGCCTTGCCCGTCTGATTGAAGACAATGAGTACACAGCCAGACAAG GTGCCAAGTTTCCCATTAAGTGGACAGCACCAGAGGCAGCACTTTATGGACGCTTTACCATCAAGTCAGATGTGTGGTCGTTTGGCATACTTCTCACTGAACTAGCCACCAAAGGCAGAGTTCCATATCCAG GCATGGTGAACCGGGAGGTTCTGGACCAAGTGGAGCGGGGCTACAGGATGCCCTGTCCCCTCGACTGCCCGAGCTCCCTGCACGAGCTGATGCTTAACTGCTGGCGACGGGAGCCAGAGGAGAGGCCCACTTTCGAGTACTTGCAAGGCTTCTTGGAGGACTACTTCACCTCCACTGAACCTCAGTATCAACCAGGGGACAACCTTTAG
- the LOC125301493 gene encoding protein phosphatase 1 regulatory subunit 12B-like isoform X2, whose product MSTLSSSSREQARARRTPSDLPPSSSSRASRHERESKLDSSAGGAGRPTPLSSRRDNSSRGAGQAADDGSPKDYKKMYEQALQTNEKLKSRLEDSKKELARIQARLERVNQKQGKVSERSNVMDKDKGVRTELKNENQRLKDENGALIRVISKLSK is encoded by the exons ATGTCCACTCTGTCCTCCAGCAGCAGGGAGCAGGCTCGCGCACGGAGGACCCCATCCGACCTGCCTCCCTCCTCAAGCAGCAGAGCAAGCAGG CATGAAAGAGAATCAAA GTTGGACTCTTCAGCAGGTGGAGCTGGACggcccactcctctctcttctcgaAGGGACAACTCCTCAAGGGGAGCAGGCCAGGCTGCAGATGACGGCAGCCCCAAAGACTACAAGAAG ATGTATGAGCAGGCTTTACAGACCAATGAGAAACTGAAGTCCAGGCTGGAAGACAGCAAAAAGGAGCTGGCTAGGATCCAAGCACGACTAGAGAGAGTCAACCAG AAACAGGGTAAAGTGTCTGAGCGGTCCAACGTGATGGACAAGGACAAAGGG gtgAGGACAGAGCTGAAGAATGAGAACCAGCGGCTGAAGGATGAGAATGGAGCACTGATCCGCGTCATTAGCAAGTTatccaaataa
- the LOC125301493 gene encoding protein phosphatase 1 regulatory subunit 12B-like isoform X1, with translation MSTLSSSSREQARARRTPSDLPPSSSSRASRHERESKLDSSAGGAGRPTPLSSRRDNSSRGAGQAADDGSPKDYKKMYEQALQTNEKLKSRLEDSKKELARIQARLERVNQKQGKVSERSNVMDKDKGEKHILEKKISEMEDELKVRTELKNENQRLKDENGALIRVISKLSK, from the exons ATGTCCACTCTGTCCTCCAGCAGCAGGGAGCAGGCTCGCGCACGGAGGACCCCATCCGACCTGCCTCCCTCCTCAAGCAGCAGAGCAAGCAGG CATGAAAGAGAATCAAA GTTGGACTCTTCAGCAGGTGGAGCTGGACggcccactcctctctcttctcgaAGGGACAACTCCTCAAGGGGAGCAGGCCAGGCTGCAGATGACGGCAGCCCCAAAGACTACAAGAAG ATGTATGAGCAGGCTTTACAGACCAATGAGAAACTGAAGTCCAGGCTGGAAGACAGCAAAAAGGAGCTGGCTAGGATCCAAGCACGACTAGAGAGAGTCAACCAG AAACAGGGTAAAGTGTCTGAGCGGTCCAACGTGATGGACAAGGACAAAGGG GAGAAGCACATTCTGGAGAAAAAGATATCAGAGATGGAGGATGAGCTGAAG gtgAGGACAGAGCTGAAGAATGAGAACCAGCGGCTGAAGGATGAGAATGGAGCACTGATCCGCGTCATTAGCAAGTTatccaaataa
- the LOC125301492 gene encoding proto-oncogene tyrosine-protein kinase Src-like isoform X1, with product MGGTKSKPKDPGQRSLSLDGTIGMGSGSGHGHHLMPGPQTQTPNRSPAVGTNRRGTQPQANCAELALFGGVDHSNTITSPHRGPLAGGVTTFVALYDYESRTASDLSFQKGERLQIVNNTRKYNFREGDWWLARSLTTGKSGYIPSNYVAPSDSIQAEEWFFGKITRRDSERLLLSVQNRQGTFLVRESETTKGAYCLSVMDYDNTKGLNVKHYKIRKLDSGGFYITSRTQFTSLQQLVMHYRKHADGLCHILTDVCPTLKPQTQSLARDAWEIPRQSLRLDVKLGQGCFGEVWMGTWNGTTRVAIKTLKPGTMSPEAFLEEAQVMKKLRHEKLVMLYAVVSEEPIYIVTEYMSQGSLLDFLKGDAGKLLRLPQLVDMAAQIAAGMAYVERMNYVHRDLRAANILVGDSLVCKVADFGLARLIEDNEYTARQGAKFPIKWTAPEAALYGRFTIKSDVWSFGILLTELATKGRVPYPGMVNREVLDQVERGYRMPCPLDCPSSLHELMLNCWRREPEERPTFEYLQGFLEDYFTSTEPQYQPGDNL from the exons ATGGGCGGAACAAAGAGCAAGCCCAAAGACCCGGGTCAGAGGTCGCTGAGCCTGGATGGCACCATTGGCATGGGCAGCGGGAGCGGGCACGGGCACCACCTGATGCCTGGCCCACAGACCCAGACGCCGAACCGCAGTCCAGCCGTGGGAACCAACAGACGGGGCACCCAACCCCAGGCCAACTGTGCGGAGCTGGCCCTGTTTGGAGGGGTGGACCACTCCAACACCATTACATCCCCCCACAGGGGACCCTTGGCAG GTGGTGTCACGACGTTTGTGGCGCTGTATGACTATGAATCGCGCACCGCCTCTGACCTAAGTTTTCAGAAGGGCGAGAGACTTCAAATTGTCAATAACAC GAGAAAGTACAACTTCAG ggaAGGGGACTGGTGGCTGGCTCGGTCACTGACTACAGGAAAGAGCGGTTACATCCCCAGTAACTATGTGGCGCCCTCTGACTCCATCCAAGCAGAAGA GTGGTTCTTCGGGAAGATCACGCGCCGGGACTCAGAACGGCTGCTGCTCAGCGTGCAGAACCGACAAGGGACATTCCTGGTCAGGGAGAGCGAAACCACCAAGG GGGCCTACTGCCTGTCTGTGATGGACTACGACAACACCAAAGGCCTGAATGTAAAACACTACAAGATCAGGAAGCTGGACAGTGGCGGCTTCTACATCACCTCGCGCACTCAGTTCACCAGCCTGCAACAGCTGGTGATGCACTATCGCA AGCACGCCGATGGTCTGTGCCACATCCTCACCGATGTGTGTCCGACGCTGAAGCCCCAGACACAGAGCCTGGCACGGGACGCCTGGGAGATCCCACGGCAGTCTCTTCGCCTCGACGTCAAACTCGGACAGGGCTGCTTTGGGGAAGTATGGATGG GCACATGGAATGGCACGACACGGGTAGCCATAAAGACGCTGAAGCCGGGGACCATGTCGCCTGAGGCGTTCCTAGAGGAGGCGCAAGTCATGAAGAAGCTGCGCCACGAGAAGCTGGTGATGCTCTATGCTGTGGTGTCTGAAGAGCCCATCTACATTGTCACCGAGTACATGAGCCAAG GGAGCCTCTTAGACTTCCTCAAAGGTGATGCAGGGAAGCTCTTGCGTTTGCCACAACTGGTGGACATGGCTGCACAG ATTGCTGCTGGAATGGCCTATGTGGAGAGAATGAACTATGTGCACAGAGACCTCAGAGCTGCCAATATCCTGGTTGGTGACAGCCTGGTGTGTAAGGTAGCGGACTTTGGCCTTGCCCGTCTGATTGAAGACAATGAGTACACAGCCAGACAAG GTGCCAAGTTTCCCATTAAGTGGACAGCACCAGAGGCAGCACTTTATGGACGCTTTACCATCAAGTCAGATGTGTGGTCGTTTGGCATACTTCTCACTGAACTAGCCACCAAAGGCAGAGTTCCATATCCAG GCATGGTGAACCGGGAGGTTCTGGACCAAGTGGAGCGGGGCTACAGGATGCCCTGTCCCCTCGACTGCCCGAGCTCCCTGCACGAGCTGATGCTTAACTGCTGGCGACGGGAGCCAGAGGAGAGGCCCACTTTCGAGTACTTGCAAGGCTTCTTGGAGGACTACTTCACCTCCACTGAACCTCAGTATCAACCAGGGGACAACCTTTAG
- the zgc:66479 gene encoding FK506-binding protein 5 has protein sequence MGKRKTKNSVKQEDQLPLILDSPVVKSKPRNHYVLMCFLLFVVVVGGPLLSWLCIQQQQSINELSETFTSMQMKLVKFQQHEGTQNPQLDGIGHFEERLLALEQAQSKAQKQAEMALTAAEQLKVSDLHTQVWALQAEMTTELNSKIAELQQVGVSVASLNALITNQSKELEAVKQSVSDILNSNSQLALSISGLASSVTSAASQLDQQGIVMDDLSVQLQEQADEIHSLRESLSSQQESLESNSQEVLEMKSLLVMARMKRQKSLNKQLKAVQQSLSEQLNQAHSLHADLEAPLLVVHSQLLPGSEAASEEPAAEEETDTAPEETQEPKGETSDEETAAEEETAAGESTDETAVLDEEAPDEASDETSETEESLDFEEEATGEALQETEDASEEPQEEEEEEEEEDMMEEPADEIAEEDTAEEADKEYAEEEIEELEEEEEEETEEAEEEQEEKEEEEEEEEEDGTTEELSEEDTDSQLYLDEPSEVDEESIEEKSVDEEADAEEELVEDDLEEELEDEPSENVEEFGEDFMEETTEEEMEKDAEYDDDDFAEFE, from the exons ATGGGCAAGCGCAAAACCAAGAACAGCGTCAAGCAAGAAGACCAACTGCCTCTTATTCTGGATTCACCGGTGGTCAAGAGCAAACCGCGCAACCATTATGTTCTTATGtgctttttattatttgttgtgGTCGTTGGTGGACCACTTCTCAGCTGGCTTTGTATTCAACAACAGCAATCCATTAACGAGTTGTCAGAAACCTTTACGTCCATGCAGATGAAACTTGTGAAGTTCCAACAGCACGAAGGGACACAGAACCCACAA TTGGATGGCATTGGCCATTTTGAAGAGAGGCTGCTAGCTCTGGAGCAGGCGCAATCCAAGGCCCAAAAGCAGGCAGAAATGGCGCTGACAGCTGCCGAGCAGCTGAAGGTTTCGGACCTCCACACTCAGGTGTGGGCCTTACAGGCAGAGATGACCACAGAGCTGAACTCCAAGATAGCCGAGCTGCAACAGGTCGGCGTGTCCGTAGCCTCCCTGAATGCGCTGATCACGAACCAGAGCAAGGAGCTGGAGGCCGTGAAGCAGAGTGTCAGTGACATCCTGAACTCCAACTCTCAGCTTGCCCTCAGTATCTCCGGCCTCGCCAGCAGTGTGACTAGTGCAGCGTCCCAGCTCGACCAGCAAGGCATTGTGATGGACGACCTGAGCGTCCAGCTGCAGGAGCAGGCAGATGAGATCCACAGCCTGAGGGAATCTCTCTCAAGTCAACAGGAATCGCTCGAGTCCAACAGTCAGGAGGTGCTGGAAATGAA GAGCCTGTTGGTGATGGCACGGATGAAGAGGCAGAAGTCCCTAAATAAGCAACTGAAAGCTGTGCAGCAGAGCTTATCAGAGCAACTCAACCAAGCCCACAGCCTCCATGCCGACCTGGAGGCCCCGTTGCTTGTTGTGCATAGCCAG TTACTCCCTGGTAGTGAGGCAGCCTCTGAGGAACCAGCAGCTGAAGAGGAAACAGACACAGCTCCAGAGGAGACACAGGAACCAAAAGGGGAAACATCTGATGAAGAAACCGCTGCAGAAGAGGAGACGGCAGCAGGAGAGTCCACTGATGAGACTGCTGTACTTGATGAGGAAGCACCAGATGAGGCTTCTGATGAAACCTCGGAGACAGAAGAATCCCTGGATTTTGAAGAGGAAGCAACTGGAGAGGCTCTGCAAGAGACAGAAGATGCTTCTGAAGAaccacaggaggaggaggaggaggaggaagaagaggatatGATGGAGGAACCTGCAGATGAAATAGCAGAGGAAGACACTGCAGAAGAAGCTGACAAAGAATATGCTGAGGAAGAAATCGAAGAAttagaagaagaggaagaagaggaaacagaagaagcagaagaagaacaggaagaaaaagaagaagaggaggaggaagaggaagaggatggaACTACAGAGGAGCTATCAGAAGAGGACACAGACAGTCAGTTATATTTAGATGAACCGTCAGAAGTTGACGAAGAATCTATTGAGGAGAAATCTGTTGATGAGGAGGCTGACGCTGAAGAGGAATTAGTTGAAGATGATCTTGAAGAGGAACTTGAAGATGAGCCATCAGAAAATGTGGAAGAATTCGGAGAAGATTTCATGGAGGAAACCACTGAAGAAGAAATGGAGAAGGACGCagaatatgatgatgatgattttgcAGAGTTTGAATAG